A genomic stretch from Zeimonas sediminis includes:
- a CDS encoding magnesium transporter: MPRTSGEKDRFYASDAGDGPPPRAGHETASAHLVVRVLRARPEDTVGHARARLAEGDLSVDSAEAVWLLDEHRRLVGAVPMPRLLAAPPDQTLAQIAIAPVPAVALGTDQEHIASLALHQGLTSVPVLDARGHFAGVVPPQALLEVLRREHVEDLHRFAGIGPEDARAREAIEAPPTRRARDRLPWLLVGLFGSMIATFIVAGFEEALQSKVAIAFFVPGIVYLADAVGTQSEAIAVRGLSLSRLPLRRLLAGELRTGLLIGVTLALLALAPIWWWFGDAQLALAVAIALLAASACATTIGFALPWLLARSGRDPAFGSGPIATIVQDLLSLLIYFWTVRALLL, encoded by the coding sequence ATGCCGCGGACGTCCGGGGAAAAGGATCGATTTTACGCGAGCGATGCCGGCGACGGCCCGCCGCCGCGGGCCGGGCACGAGACCGCGAGCGCCCACCTGGTCGTGCGCGTGCTGCGGGCCCGGCCGGAGGACACCGTCGGCCACGCCCGGGCCCGCCTCGCCGAGGGCGACCTCAGCGTCGACTCCGCCGAGGCGGTCTGGCTGCTCGACGAGCATCGCAGGCTGGTCGGGGCGGTGCCGATGCCCAGGCTGCTGGCCGCCCCGCCGGATCAGACCCTGGCGCAAATCGCGATCGCGCCGGTGCCGGCCGTCGCGCTCGGCACCGACCAGGAGCACATCGCCTCGCTGGCGCTGCACCAGGGCCTGACCTCGGTGCCGGTGCTCGACGCGCGCGGCCACTTCGCCGGGGTCGTGCCGCCGCAGGCGCTGCTCGAGGTGCTGCGCCGCGAGCACGTCGAGGACCTGCACCGGTTCGCGGGCATCGGGCCCGAGGACGCGAGGGCCCGCGAGGCGATCGAGGCGCCGCCGACCCGACGCGCGCGGGACCGACTTCCCTGGCTGCTGGTCGGGCTCTTCGGCAGCATGATCGCCACCTTCATCGTCGCGGGTTTCGAGGAGGCGCTCCAGTCGAAGGTCGCGATCGCCTTCTTCGTTCCGGGCATCGTCTACCTGGCCGACGCGGTCGGCACGCAGAGCGAGGCGATCGCGGTGCGCGGCCTCTCGCTGAGCCGGCTGCCGCTGCGCCGCCTGCTCGCCGGCGAGCTGCGAACCGGGCTGCTGATCGGCGTCACGCTGGCGCTGCTCGCGCTGGCGCCGATCTGGTGGTGGTTCGGCGACGCCCAGCTCGCGCTCGCGGTCGCGATCGCCTTGCTGGCGGCCAGCGCATGCGCCACCACGATCGGCTTCGCCCTGCCCTGGCTGCTCGCCCGCTCCGGCCGGGATCCGGCCTTCGGCAGCGGCCCGATCGCCACGATCGTCCAGGACCTGCTGAGCCTGCTGATCTACTTCTGGACCGTGCGGGCCCTGCTGTTGTGA
- a CDS encoding YceI family protein translates to MNPTRRHYSPPLLAAAVLLASAGAASAAPQGYVVEPMHTFVTFEVLHFGTSTVRARFDRKDGHIVLDREARTGEAKITIDTASVNSGVPDFDKHLKSKDFFDVANTPEAVFAGTTFRFDGERVSAVDGTLTLLGKTNPVSLKAVRFNCYDNPILKARVCGGDFETTIRRSQWGMNWGIDMGIPDEVRLTIQIEAVRQ, encoded by the coding sequence ATGAACCCGACACGCCGTCACTACTCCCCGCCCCTGCTCGCCGCTGCGGTCCTTCTGGCCTCGGCAGGTGCCGCCTCGGCCGCCCCGCAGGGCTACGTCGTGGAGCCGATGCACACCTTCGTGACCTTCGAGGTGCTGCACTTCGGCACCTCCACCGTGCGCGCCCGCTTCGACCGGAAGGACGGCCACATCGTCCTCGACCGCGAGGCGCGCACCGGCGAGGCGAAGATCACGATCGACACCGCCTCGGTGAACTCGGGCGTGCCAGACTTCGACAAGCACCTGAAGAGCAAGGACTTCTTCGACGTGGCGAACACGCCCGAGGCGGTCTTCGCCGGCACCACTTTCAGGTTCGACGGCGAAAGAGTGAGCGCCGTCGACGGCACGCTGACCCTGCTCGGCAAGACGAACCCGGTCTCGCTGAAGGCCGTGCGCTTCAACTGCTACGACAACCCGATCCTGAAGGCCCGGGTCTGCGGCGGGGACTTCGAGACCACGATCCGGCGCAGCCAGTGGGGCATGAACTGGGGCATCGACATGGGCATTCCCGACGAGGTCCGCCTGACGATCCAGATCGAGGCGGTGCGTCAGTAG
- a CDS encoding thiol:disulfide interchange protein DsbA/DsbL: MNEPIDLSTRRFLKAVGAGAAVLAAGCASRPKGAVPEEGFEYKRISPAVPTVAAKGKIEVVEFFWYSCPFCNAMEPLIHDWLGRQPADVAFRAVHPGISPSWRANQQLHYTLEALGKADDLRKSVFSAIHDGGMDLGRRDQMASFAAGLGVDRQKFLQAFDSPAVAAKMREATDLAKAYRIDGVPMFGINGKWLTSPSLLGGSYTETFRVIEYLLALERKGTA, translated from the coding sequence ATGAACGAACCGATCGACCTGTCCACCCGTCGCTTCCTGAAGGCCGTCGGCGCCGGCGCCGCCGTGCTGGCCGCGGGCTGCGCGAGCCGGCCGAAGGGGGCGGTGCCCGAGGAGGGCTTCGAGTACAAGCGCATCTCGCCGGCAGTCCCCACCGTTGCCGCCAAGGGCAAGATCGAGGTGGTCGAGTTCTTCTGGTACTCCTGCCCGTTCTGCAACGCGATGGAGCCGCTGATTCACGACTGGCTGGGCAGGCAACCCGCCGACGTGGCCTTCCGCGCAGTGCATCCGGGCATCTCGCCGAGCTGGCGCGCGAACCAGCAGCTGCACTACACGCTCGAGGCGCTCGGCAAGGCCGACGATCTGCGCAAGTCGGTCTTCTCGGCCATCCACGACGGCGGCATGGACCTCGGCCGGCGCGACCAGATGGCGAGCTTCGCGGCGGGCCTGGGCGTGGACCGGCAGAAGTTCCTGCAGGCCTTCGATTCGCCGGCGGTCGCCGCGAAGATGCGGGAAGCTACCGACCTGGCCAAGGCCTACAGGATCGACGGCGTGCCGATGTTCGGCATCAACGGGAAGTGGCTCACTTCGCCGTCGCTGCTCGGGGGCAGCTACACCGAGACCTTCCGGGTCATCGAGTACCTGCTCGCGCTCGAGCGCAAGGGAACGGCTTGA
- a CDS encoding thioredoxin family protein, with amino-acid sequence MPPLAKTASALALALWAACAAALDIVPFSAEALQQARQAEAPIALHFHSKSCATCRLQEKAFVAMRDDPELDMKLLVVDFDEDTETPRSFRVFSTGAVVVLRGSAERARMMGVVDRKQLKAGLLKAF; translated from the coding sequence GTGCCTCCGCTAGCGAAGACGGCGTCGGCGCTCGCGCTGGCGCTGTGGGCCGCCTGCGCGGCCGCCCTGGACATCGTCCCCTTTTCCGCCGAGGCCCTGCAGCAGGCCCGGCAGGCCGAGGCCCCGATCGCGCTGCACTTCCACTCGAAGAGCTGCGCGACCTGCAGGCTGCAGGAGAAGGCCTTCGTCGCGATGCGCGACGATCCGGAACTCGACATGAAACTGCTGGTCGTCGACTTCGACGAGGACACCGAGACCCCGCGCTCCTTCCGGGTGTTCTCCACGGGCGCCGTGGTCGTGCTGCGCGGCAGCGCCGAGCGCGCCCGCATGATGGGGGTCGTCGACCGCAAGCAGTTGAAGGCCGGATTGCTGAAGGCGTTCTGA
- a CDS encoding cytochrome c biogenesis CcdA family protein: MAITVSVLQMGLTLVAGALSTLSPCVFPLLPVVVGSVAHTHHRTGPIAMAAGMVAAFVFLGVALGAVGPALGIGAGHFRVVAGTLLVVIAAIMLMPEAQEHTPAWLSGLASMAQRASTHLHPETIPGAFVLGGLLGLVWSPCSGPLLGSGLALVATEGGLLNGALILGLFGVGAALPLMAAAYASRALFARMRGWVLGHSQDLRRGFAVLIGLMGVAILTGADRWLEAKLLDMLPDAWLELTTRF, from the coding sequence GTGGCGATCACCGTCTCGGTCCTTCAGATGGGCCTCACGCTGGTCGCGGGCGCGCTTTCCACGCTCTCGCCCTGCGTGTTCCCGCTGCTGCCGGTCGTCGTGGGCTCGGTCGCCCACACCCACCACCGCACCGGCCCGATCGCGATGGCCGCCGGCATGGTCGCGGCCTTCGTGTTCCTCGGCGTGGCGCTGGGCGCGGTCGGGCCGGCGCTCGGGATCGGTGCCGGCCACTTTCGCGTCGTTGCCGGGACGCTGCTGGTGGTGATCGCCGCGATCATGCTGATGCCCGAGGCCCAGGAGCACACACCTGCCTGGCTGTCGGGCCTCGCGTCGATGGCGCAGCGGGCGTCCACCCATCTTCACCCGGAAACGATCCCCGGCGCGTTCGTGCTGGGCGGGCTGCTCGGGCTCGTCTGGAGCCCCTGCTCCGGCCCGCTGCTCGGATCCGGCCTGGCGCTGGTCGCCACCGAGGGCGGGCTGCTGAACGGCGCGCTGATCCTCGGGCTGTTCGGGGTCGGCGCCGCGCTTCCGCTGATGGCGGCGGCCTATGCCTCCCGTGCGCTGTTCGCGCGCATGCGCGGCTGGGTGCTCGGCCACTCCCAGGACCTGCGGCGCGGCTTCGCCGTGCTGATCGGCCTGATGGGCGTCGCTATCCTGACCGGGGCCGACCGCTGGCTCGAGGCGAAGCTGCTCGACATGCTGCCCGACGCCTGGCTCGAGCTGACCACCCGCTTCTAG
- a CDS encoding bifunctional DNA primase/polymerase has product MNASDPPSGPAALRDALAYLRIGWSVVPMLPRGKRPLIRWTPFQHRRAEPSDVEQWFRRWPDANVGIVTGEVSGLLVVDVDAGHGGPESLAALEREFGEIEPTLECLTGGGGRHLYFRHFGEAVPNRVGFREGLDLRGDGGVVVAPPSIHPNGRPYRWRDGQGPDALRPAPMPAWLRRIVAGNPGHQGHPLAHWRSLVAEGVEEGSRNATIASLSGHLLWHEVDPQVVLELLLAWNRARCRPPLPDDEVAATVYSIARRHAGERRG; this is encoded by the coding sequence ATGAACGCCAGCGATCCGCCATCGGGCCCGGCCGCGCTGCGCGACGCGCTCGCCTATCTGCGGATCGGCTGGTCGGTCGTGCCGATGCTGCCGCGCGGGAAGCGCCCGCTGATCCGCTGGACGCCGTTCCAGCATCGGCGCGCCGAGCCCTCCGACGTCGAGCAGTGGTTCCGGCGCTGGCCGGACGCGAACGTCGGCATCGTCACCGGTGAGGTCTCGGGCCTGCTGGTGGTCGACGTCGACGCCGGGCACGGCGGTCCGGAGAGCCTGGCGGCACTCGAGCGCGAGTTCGGCGAGATCGAGCCCACGCTGGAGTGCCTGACCGGCGGAGGCGGTCGCCATCTGTACTTCCGGCACTTCGGCGAAGCGGTGCCGAACCGGGTCGGGTTCCGGGAAGGACTGGATCTGCGTGGCGACGGCGGCGTCGTGGTTGCGCCGCCTTCGATCCACCCGAACGGACGGCCGTACCGCTGGCGCGATGGGCAAGGGCCCGACGCGCTGCGCCCGGCGCCGATGCCCGCCTGGCTGCGGCGGATCGTGGCGGGCAACCCCGGCCATCAGGGCCACCCGCTCGCGCACTGGCGCAGCCTGGTCGCCGAAGGCGTCGAGGAAGGCTCGCGCAACGCGACGATCGCGTCGCTGTCGGGCCACCTGCTGTGGCACGAAGTCGACCCGCAGGTCGTGCTCGAGCTGCTGCTGGCCTGGAACCGCGCGCGCTGCCGGCCGCCCTTGCCCGACGATGAGGTCGCGGCCACGGTCTACAGCATCGCGCGCCGGCACGCGGGCGAGAGGCGGGGCTGA
- a CDS encoding BON domain-containing protein yields the protein MASTEEAIVRRVRAALERDPRIELHRHPISVGVEAGAIALAGEAASVAAKKLALRIAASVESARGVVDRLHVAPAERRGDPAIRDALGNFLLGTPELRNCAIRVGAQDRFELLREGSADAAGAIEAAVSEGVVTFEGQVASLSHKRLAGVLAWWTAGCRDVVNSLAVMPDEEDNDGEVVDALALVFELDPSLDAEGIAIRCENWVVTLSGTVTSEHDRRRAEADAWALFGVDEVVDALRVRMPG from the coding sequence ATGGCGAGCACCGAGGAAGCGATCGTCAGGCGGGTCCGGGCCGCGCTCGAGCGCGATCCGCGAATCGAGCTGCACCGGCACCCGATCTCGGTCGGCGTCGAGGCCGGCGCGATCGCGCTGGCCGGCGAGGCCGCCAGCGTCGCGGCCAAGAAGCTCGCCTTGCGCATCGCGGCCTCGGTCGAGAGCGCTCGCGGCGTGGTCGACCGGCTGCACGTGGCGCCGGCCGAGCGTCGTGGCGACCCCGCGATCCGCGACGCGCTGGGCAACTTCCTGCTCGGCACCCCCGAACTGCGCAACTGCGCGATCCGGGTCGGGGCGCAGGATCGTTTCGAGTTGCTCCGTGAGGGATCTGCCGACGCCGCCGGTGCGATCGAGGCCGCGGTGTCCGAAGGCGTGGTGACCTTCGAAGGCCAGGTCGCCAGCCTTTCCCACAAGCGCCTGGCGGGCGTTCTGGCATGGTGGACCGCGGGCTGTCGCGACGTCGTCAACTCGCTCGCGGTGATGCCCGACGAGGAGGACAACGACGGCGAGGTCGTCGACGCGCTCGCGCTGGTCTTCGAGCTCGACCCGTCGCTCGACGCCGAGGGCATCGCGATCCGTTGCGAGAACTGGGTCGTGACGCTGTCCGGCACCGTGACCAGCGAGCACGACAGACGGCGCGCCGAGGCCGACGCCTGGGCCCTGTTCGGCGTCGACGAGGTCGTCGACGCGCTGCGGGTCAGGATGCCGGGCTGA
- a CDS encoding SOS response-associated peptidase, translating to MCGRYVLYGPDSRLVEAFDIAEMPPFRPRYNVAPQTEVLVVRARPDGSRIAELVRWGLIPAWAKDPAIGLKTINARSETAAAKPAFRAAFRRSRCIVPANGFYEWQAQPGRSRKQPFYIRPARGAFFGFAGLLERWQGPDGAVASCAILTCEANAAMAPVHDRMPCILSADDYARWLDPDRRDADALQALLRPAPDDTLALHPVSPAVGNARNEGPALIEPFAAGEPSPAAAFDASTPPPTDPPR from the coding sequence ATGTGCGGCCGCTACGTCCTCTACGGTCCCGACAGCCGGCTGGTCGAGGCCTTCGACATCGCCGAGATGCCCCCGTTCCGCCCGCGCTACAACGTGGCGCCGCAGACCGAGGTGCTGGTCGTGCGCGCCCGGCCCGACGGTTCGCGGATCGCCGAGCTCGTTCGCTGGGGGCTGATCCCCGCCTGGGCGAAGGACCCGGCGATCGGCCTGAAGACGATCAATGCGCGCTCGGAAACCGCTGCTGCAAAGCCGGCCTTTCGCGCCGCGTTCCGGCGCTCGCGCTGCATCGTGCCGGCCAACGGTTTCTACGAGTGGCAGGCGCAACCGGGCCGCTCGCGCAAGCAGCCGTTCTACATCCGCCCCGCCCGCGGAGCTTTCTTCGGGTTCGCCGGTCTGCTGGAGCGCTGGCAAGGTCCCGACGGGGCGGTCGCGAGTTGCGCGATCCTGACCTGCGAAGCCAACGCCGCGATGGCCCCAGTCCACGACCGGATGCCCTGCATCCTGTCGGCGGACGACTATGCGCGCTGGCTCGATCCCGACCGCCGCGACGCCGACGCGCTGCAGGCGCTGCTGCGCCCGGCGCCCGACGACACGCTCGCGCTGCACCCGGTGAGCCCGGCGGTCGGCAACGCGCGCAACGAGGGGCCGGCGTTGATCGAACCGTTCGCGGCCGGCGAGCCGTCGCCCGCTGCCGCCTTCGACGCCTCCACCCCGCCCCCGACCGACCCGCCCAGATGA